The proteins below come from a single Halictus rubicundus isolate RS-2024b chromosome 13, iyHalRubi1_principal, whole genome shotgun sequence genomic window:
- the LOC143360593 gene encoding centrosomal protein of 89 kDa: MSLTRSCSETTCGPVYRRRRISKARHSLGAHGNHKDPSGYAMDNGNHHEGDTSLRSRSRKCGKSRRSEENDAERHVVNEDDADSGIISTRTRDKHVAKDTEKIANDYYKLEKRYKNVKDECEMLNKRMEQREAEYQKMRSHYEAVVQMVHEMENTKHELTRRNQKLEAEKVRCDEDILLLKGIVCQLNAELERYQDKLSEEKLKIGGGEYAGNREKQYGERIWSGVKFHALGPLLNAYQQNLTEKRELVGMYEQGMATFGNRCKEILTENELMHQEVKELRSECDRYAKEMRTTIENTAALKKQNDLLLKENADLQKESKEIRSLYESKIHAVLERNETLKKEHAVGTSELSNLKGKYEILSKEFEKIKSREEQSVPSSVHAASIDECKSLLDELKHRYETEKRGLSNQIKRLEENQPENEKQLVLVTAERNHLKSLVTSLETSLKRTQRRTEYLRNLAYSTRVSRDSVKEQLSKATAYCEELFAEYERIASEREKLLALLRETEKENASIDRLGKSITSRVVGLKNQLESVRRGARQQVESVEKRIQLQEVRVGKMKREYRRKTQQLKEIIKQKDETIASLRGTPISRNKPSRRLPRAMDDEEKPERTHDDRTPS; encoded by the exons ATGTCGCTTACTAGAAGCTGTTCAGAAACCACTTGTGGACCAGTTTATCGTCGCAGACGTATTTCAAAAGCTAGGCACAGTCTTGGAGCTCACGGTAATCACAAGGATCCATCGGGTTACGCAATGGACAATGGTAACCATCACGAAGGCGATACATCTTtaagaagcagaagcagaaaaTGTGGAAAAAGCAGAAGGAGCGAAGAAAATGATGCGGAGAGACATGTGGTCAATGAAGACGATGCAGATTCAG GTATTATCTCGACAAGGACGAGAGACAAACATGTTGCGAAGGACACTGAGAAGATTGCCAACGACTATTACAAGTTAGAGAAACGCTACAAGAATGTTAAGGACGAGTGCGAAATGTTAAATAAGCGGATGGAGCAAAGAGAGGCGGAGTACCAAAAAATGCGTTCTCATTACGAGGCAGTGGTGCAAATGGTGCACGAGATGGAGAACACCAAACACGAATTGACCAGGAGAAATCAGAAACTGGAAGCGGAGAAGGTTCGATGCGACGAAGACATATTACTGTTGAAAGGTATTGTTTGTCAGTTGAATGCCGAATTGGAAAGGTATCAGGATAAATTGAGCGAGGAGAAACTGAAAATCGGCGGTGGAGAGTACGCGGGAAATAGGGAAAAGCAGTACGGCGAAAGAATTTGGAGCGGCGTCAAGTTTCACGCGTTGGGTCCACTGTTGAACGCTTATCAGCAGAACTTGACGGAAAAGCGGGAGCTCGTGGGCATGTACGAGCAAGGAATGGCTACCTTCGGTAACAGATGCAAGGAGATACTCACGGAGAACGAGCTGATGCACCAAGAGGTGAAGGAATTGAGATCGGAATGCGATAGGTACGCGAAAGAGATGAGGACAACGATCGAGAACACTGCCGCGCTGAAGAAACAAAATGATTTGCTGCTGAAGGAGAATGCAGACTTGCAGAAAGAATCGAAAGAGATTCGTTCGTTGTACGAGTCGAAGATACACGCGGTTCTGGAACGTAATGAAACGCTTAAGAAGGAGCATGCCGTTGGTACGTCGGAGTTGAGCAATCTGAAAGGAAAGTATGAAATCCTGAGCAAGGAATTCGAGAAGATAAAAAGCAGGGAGGAGCAATCGGTGCCTAGCAGCGTTCACGCGGCTTCGATCGACGAATGTAAGTCACTGTTGGACGAATTGAAGCATCGATACGAGACCGAGAAGCGGGGTTTATCGAATCAAATCAAACGGTTAGAGGAAAATCAGCCGGAGAACGAGAAACAGCTGGTACTGGTCACAGCCGAAAGGAATCATTTAAAGAGTCTTGTAACGAGCCTGGAAACTAGTCTAAA GCGCACGCAACGTAGAACCGAGTACCTGCGGAACCTTGCATATTCGACTCGTGTTTCACGTGATTCCGTGAAGGAGCAATTAAGCAAGGCGACCGCTTATTGCGAGGAATTGTTCGCCGAGTATGAAAGAATTGCTTCCGAGAGGGAGAAGCTGCTGGCTCTCCTACGAGAAACGGAAAAAGAGAACGCGAGCATCGACCGTCTTGGGAAGAGCATCACCAGCCGAGTAGTCGGCTTAAAGAATCAACTGGAG AGCGTTCGCAGAGGCGCGAGACAACAAGTGGAATCCGTGGAGAAGCGGATACAGTTGCAAGAGGTACGAGTGGGGAAGATGAAGCGCGAATATCGTCGCAAAACGCAGCAACTGAAAGAGATAATTAAGCAGAAAGATGAGACGATCGCGAGCCTGCGAGGGACGCCCATTAGCCGAAATAAACCGTCTCGACGTCTGCCTCGGGCGATGGATGACGAGGAGAAACCTGAAAGAACCCACGATGATCGGACGCCCAGCTAA
- the LOC143360594 gene encoding venom serine protease 34 gives MKAPLAVLWGLTLLLGASNGQSGECDHCSYVSPFQTYYIFSPGYPDLYQGSQSCRWTMRSEFNMRLNCTLEMPWSVNCYEDSLLVGVNSSTQHKYCGDGTFSIDSDGPTMSVQFQSAFWTRGGRFMCNVTALTSQFEENCRCGRKNPSKIVGGTETGVNEYPMMCALVDFAKRIPFCGCTIIHEKYVVTAAHCLYAMNLTNIGILVGDHDITVGNDTDASRIYGADMNITNPGYNVNTGQNDIAILRVKEVIEFSDKVGPACLPFQHAPDTFGGDLVTALGWGALEYSGSWSTTLQGVQMDVLTNLDCKKNYPSVTLEQICTYGKNKDSCQMDSGGPIIWENPTSHNLVLIGVINGGRGCGLYGSLNCKVGAFVDWIAASTPDANYCIIE, from the exons ATGAAAG CTCCGCTGGCGGTTCTTTGGGGGCTGACGTTGCTCCTGGGTGCCAGCAACGGTCAGAGCGGTGAGTGCGACCACTGCTCGTACGTATCTCCATTCCAGACCTACTACATCTTCAGCCCAGGTTACCCGGACCTTTATCAGGGATCGCAATCGTGCCGGTGGACGATGCGCAGCGAGTTCAACATGCGGCTGAACTGTACCCTAGAAATGCCATGG AGCGTGAACTGCTACGAGGACAGCCTGCTGGTCGGTGTCAATTCGTCCACGCAGCACAAATACTGCGGCGACGGGACGTTCAGCATCGACTCCGATGGACCCACGATGTCGGTACAGTTCCAATCGGCTTTCTGGACGAGGGGTGGAAGGTTCATGTGCAACGTGACGGCGCTGACATCTCAGTTCGAAGAGAATTGCCGATGCGGTCGGAAGAATCCT AGCAAGATCGTGGGCGGCACCGAAACAGGCGTGAACGAGTACCCGATGATGTGCGCTCTAGTGGACTTCGCAAAGAGGATACCGTTCTGCGGTTGTACCATCATCCACGAGAAATACGTGGTGACCGCGGCACACTGTCTTTACGCAATGAACCTTACGAACATCGGGATCCTGGTCGGTGATCACGACATCACCGTAG GCAACGACACCGACGCCAGCAGGATCTACGGAGCCGACATGAACATAACAAATCCCGGTTACAACGTCAATACAGGCCAGAACGACATAGCCATCCTACGGGTGAAAGAGGTGATAGAATTCAGCGACAAAGTTGGCCCGGCCTGTCTGCCGTTCCAACATGCACCGGACACCTTCGGAGGCGATCTCGTCACAGCGCTAG GTTGGGGAGCCTTGGAATACAGCGGCTCCTGGTCGACCACTCTTCAGGGAGTCCAGATGGACGTGCTGACGAACCTGGACTGCAAAAAGAATTACCCGTCCGTGACTCTTGAACAGATCTGCACTTACGGGAAGAATAAAGACTCCTGCCAG ATGGACAGCGGTGGTCCTATTATATGGGAGAACCCGACCAGCCATAACCTGGTGCTCATAGGAGTGATCAATGGTGGGAGAGGCTGCGGTTTGTACGGCAGCTTGAACTGCAAAGTTGGTGCCTTCGTGGACTGGATCGCGGCGTCGACTCCAG ATGCCAATTACTGCATCATCGAATGA